One Hemiscyllium ocellatum isolate sHemOce1 chromosome 45, sHemOce1.pat.X.cur, whole genome shotgun sequence genomic region harbors:
- the LOC132835806 gene encoding uncharacterized protein LOC132835806 isoform X2, whose amino-acid sequence MQKATIQNSRLKRISAHSLFTVTPNPTEEMSEQMLMRPKAPQSSDLNLARRLNKLWKYIDATGLQKSMEDLCAQLLNRTELPCNPYLGFVHRLHQQAERFRLNNTLSIERILSDLNFPTFSTAVGYISGSRNSTHVWGLPSLLRCVSPAHIKQYSWLVDDVTPPLATLHHTSTCTVQVLCALTGSSIFTGTFYDLPTSVDILIIFVVIGPSYQKAISLYAECLRNDIIRMVQEQKHIVFRLIVPIDKNGQSKDFSKDELLNHNETFYTNVLAAVSEKQLIRLECLWQLNATGDDFHRGLKLYGLSVVQSSEVLGNERSFDFSEQPLIHMYTSVFLQRTHAEAYHGLFVLREQATDKDLQQPQTKASYKTPGDEQAKPALNRISTPSKVPLHGFQYTHESDSSSILEPIRKSMMRRIASTPMITGAFDIAHLSILIILMELGNVGNQEHGPQMTDEDQGLQEALIQLDRFLHGSASQMWTILNLIQTICILLESDNVEVKRGKIYSSLAGKIRKLLLDFLRFDYRSVSSNFKILSKALKKGLESALDSLSETPHSKLLDSFKMVLWYGMVSLIQSVEDSLPWVPVLTDMKRQADTTFPTTSPENNQVTGNSKCSPHDTAGLLYNKDCYINVSESASNVKAPGLSHLDAVLTKYCVDCRLDWHWEQCLQGILSESTLPPNPYPVVASEFIKASLRMDLWQKKDEEIIHQTLQSTSKFIDCGNYIFQVPGLEVFGLKSALCPLNPNKFETVLGLITLMGNKDIPHQYQSFKVAASLGVNSSATWFGSLSPFLDILELTEFYYLKGPTGCDREALQAYAKIVQSHLEELQQQLKGALTFTMWLSESQSWSASDILTYPSAFIEAFVGSAENGRPTYLKVLLSTAGLSWCYLPIVKYFVLYYFEDREESWRSYPQHEPVAIYQNVFLSRDAAAFHCQRVG is encoded by the exons GAAATGTCAGAACAAATGCTCATGAGGCCCAAAGCCCCTCAGTCCAGTGACTTGAATTTAGCTCGAAGACTAAACAAGCTTTGGAAATACATTGATGCAACGGGCCTTCAGAAAAGCATGGAGGACCTGTGTGCCCAGCTGCTGAACAGGACAGAGCTGCCATGCAACCCATACCTGGGGTTTGTCCATCGACTGCACCAGCAGGCAGAACG ATTTCGCTTAAACAACACCTTGTCGATTGAAAGAATCCTTTCTGATTTGAACTTCCCAACATTTTCCACAGCCGTTGGATACATATCAG GTTCCAGGAATTCTACCCATGTATGGGGCCTGCCCAGCTTGTTACGCTGTGTCTCTCCAGCTCATATTAAACAATACAGCTGGTTAGTGGATGATGTTACACCTCCCCTGGCTACCCTGCATCATACAAGTACTTGCACC GTCCAGGTGCTGTGTGCACTCACAGGATCGAGCATATTTACAGGAACTTTCTATGACCTCCCCACTTCTGTCGATATCCTCATAATTTTTGTTGTCATTGGTCCAAGCTACCAGAAGGCCATATCCCTCTATGCAGAGTGCCTCCGGAATGATATCATCAGAATGGTCCAAGAGCAGAAGCACATTGTCTTCAG GTTAATTGTTCCAATTGACAAAAATGGACAAAGTAAAGACTTCTCCAAA GATGAGTTATTGAACCACAATGAGACTTTCTACACCAACGTCCTGGCTGCTGTCTCAGAAAAGCAGCTCATCCGACTCGAGTGTCTCTGGCAACTGAATGCCACTGGCGATGACTTTCACAGGGGCTTGAAACTCTACGGCCTGAGTGTGGTTCAGTCCTCTGAGGTGCTTGGAAATGAGAG GAGTTTTGATTTCTCGGAGCAACCTCTCATCCACATGTACACCAGTGTCTTCCTCCAACGGACCCATGCTGAAGCCTATCATGGGTTATTTGTCCTGAGAGAACAGGCGACAGATAAAGACTTGCAACAACCACAGACTAAAGCTTCATATAAGA CTCCAGGTGATGAACAGGCAAAGCCTGCCCTGAATCGCATTTCAACCCCTTCCAAGGTGCCACTTCATGGGTTTCAGTACACACACGAATCAGACTCCAGCAGCATCCTGGAACCTATCAGAAAGAGTATGATGCGGAGAATTGCCTCCACTCCTATGATCACAGGAGCCTTCGACATCGCTCACCTCTCCATACTGATCATTCTCATGGAATTGGGGAATGTTGGAAATCAGGAACATGGACCTCAGATGACAGACGAGGATCAAGGTCTGCAGGAG GCATTGATACAGCTTGACAGGTTCTTACATGGTTCAGCCTCTCAGATGTGGACCATCCTGAATCTAATCCAGACCATCTGCATCCTACTAGAATCGGACAATGTGGAG GTCAAACGTGGGAAGATCTACTCAAGCTTGGCAGGGAAAATTAGAAAACTGCTCTTGGACTTCCTGAGATTTGATTACCGAAGTGTCTCGTCCAATTTCAAAATTCTCAGTAAAGCTTTGAAGAAGGGATTGGAGTCAGCTTTGGACAGTTTATCTGAAACACCCCACAGCAAACTGCTGGACAGCTTCAAAATG GTGTTGTGGTATGGAATGGTGTCACTCATTCAATCAGTGGAGGACTCACTACCCTGGGTTCCAGTGCTAACTGATATGAAGAGACAAGCAGATACTACCTTCCCCACAACAAGCCCAGAGAACAATCAG GTGACTGGCAACAGTAAATGTTCTCCCCATGACACAGCAGGGCTTCTATACAATAAGGACTGCTACATTAATGTGTCTGAAAGTGCTTCGAATGTAAAAGCTCCTGGACTCAGTCATCTGgatgctgtcctcacaaag TACTGTGTTGATTGCCGGCTGGACTGGCACTGGGAGCAGTGTTTACAAGGAATCTTGTCAGAATCAACTCTCCCCCCAAATCCTTATCCAGTAGTAGCTTCCGAATTCATAAAGGCTTCCCTAAG GATGGACCTCTGGCAAAAGAAAGATGAGGAAATTATCCATCAGACGCTTCAGTCAACGTCTAAAtttattgattgtggaaactacATCTTTCAGGTCCCAGGTTTAGAAGTGTTTGGTTTGAAAAGTGCTCTATGCCCATTAAATCCAAACAAATTTGAGACTGTGCTCGGGCTGATTACTTTGATGGGAAATAAGGACATCCCGCATCAGTATCAAAGCTTCAAG GTAGCAGCCAGCCTAGGGGTGAACTCTTCAGCGACCTGGTTTGGGTCATTAAGTCCATTCCTTGACATTTTGGAACTGACTGAATTCTACTACTTGAAAGGTCCTACAGGCTGTGACAGAGAAGCACTTCAGGCGTATGCTAAAATAG TGCAGAGTCACCTGGAGGAATTGCAGCAGCAGTTGAAGGGAGCACTGACGTTTACAATGTGGCTTTCAGAGAGTCAGAGCTGGAGTGCTTCGGACATCCTGACCTACCCATCAGCATTCATAGAAGCTTTTGTGGGAAGTGCCGAGAATGGGCGCCCAACATACTTGAAG GTGCTTCTGTCCACTGCTGGCTTATCGTGGTGTTACCTCCCCATCGTGAAATATTTTGTGCTGTACTATTTTGAGGATCGAGAGGAAAGCTGGAGGTCTTATCCCCAGCACGAGCCTGTGGCCATTTACCAAAACGTTTTCCTTTCCAGGGATGCTGCAGCATTTCACTGCCAGAGAGTCG